One Pyrococcus furiosus DSM 3638 genomic region harbors:
- a CDS encoding V-type ATP synthase subunit A — MPAKGRIIRVTGPLVIADGMKGAKMYEVVRVGELGLIGEIIRLEGDKAVIQVYEETAGLKPGEPVEGTGSSLSVELGPGLLTSIYDGIQRPLEVLREKSGHFIARGISAPALPRDKKWHFTPKVKVGDKVVGGDIIGEVPETSIIVHKIMVPPGIEGEIVEIADEGEYTIEEVIAKVKTPSGEIKELKMYQRWPVRVKRPYKEKLPPEVPLVTGQRVIDTFFPQAKGGTAAIPGPFGSGKCVDGDTLILTKEFGLIKIKDLYEKLDGKGRKTVEGNEEWTELEEPITVYGYKNGKIVEIKATHVYKGASSGMIEIKTRTGRKIKVTPIHKLFTGRVTKDGLVLEEVMAMHIKPGDRIAVVKKIDGGEYVKLDTSSVTKIKVPEVLNEELAEFLGYVIGDGTLKPRTVAIYNNDESLLKRANFLAMKLFGVSGKIVQERTVKALLIHSKYLVDFLKKLGIPGNKKARTWKVPKELLLSPPSVVKAFINAYIACDGYYNKEKGEIEIVTASEEGAYGLTYLLAKLGIYATIRRKTINGREYYRVVISGKANLEKLGVKREARGYTSIDVVPVDVESIYEALGRPYSELKKEGIEIHNYLSGENMSYETFRKFAKVVGLEEIAENHLQHILFDEVVEVNYISEPQEVYDITTETHNFVGGNMPTLLHNTVTQHQLAKWSDAQVVVYIGCGERGNEMTDVLEEFPKLKDPNTGKPLMERTVLIANTSNMPVAAREASIYTGITIAEYFRDMGYDVALMADSTSRWAEALREISGRLEEMPGEEGYPAYLASRLAEFYERAGRVVTLGSDYRVGSVSVIGAVSPPGGDFSEPVVQNTLRVVKVFWALDADLARRRHFPAINWLTSYSLYVDAVQDWWHKNVDPEWRRMRDKAMELLQKEAELQEIVRIVGPDALPERERAILLVARMLREDYLQQDAFDEVDTYCPPQKQVTMMRVLMTFYERTMDAISRGVPLEEIAKLPVREEIGRMKFEPDIEKIRALIDKTNEQFDELLKKYGA, encoded by the coding sequence AACCAGTGGAGGGTACGGGATCATCACTTAGCGTTGAGCTCGGTCCTGGGTTATTAACCTCAATTTATGATGGAATTCAGAGGCCCTTGGAAGTGTTGAGGGAGAAGAGTGGTCACTTCATAGCTAGAGGTATTAGTGCTCCAGCCCTTCCAAGGGACAAGAAGTGGCACTTTACTCCCAAAGTTAAAGTGGGAGATAAGGTTGTTGGCGGGGATATAATAGGAGAAGTTCCTGAAACTAGCATAATTGTTCACAAGATAATGGTACCCCCAGGAATTGAAGGGGAGATCGTAGAGATCGCGGATGAGGGAGAGTATACAATAGAAGAAGTGATTGCAAAGGTTAAAACACCTAGTGGGGAAATAAAGGAACTCAAGATGTATCAGAGGTGGCCTGTTAGAGTTAAGAGGCCTTACAAGGAAAAGCTTCCTCCTGAAGTTCCTCTCGTTACGGGGCAGAGGGTTATCGATACATTCTTCCCACAGGCTAAAGGTGGAACTGCGGCAATTCCTGGACCCTTCGGAAGTGGTAAATGTGTTGACGGGGATACTTTAATTCTCACAAAGGAGTTTGGCTTAATCAAAATTAAAGATCTCTATGAAAAGCTTGATGGAAAGGGAAGAAAAACCGTCGAAGGAAATGAAGAATGGACAGAACTGGAAGAACCAATCACTGTCTATGGTTATAAAAACGGTAAGATAGTAGAGATAAAAGCCACCCATGTCTACAAGGGAGCTTCTTCTGGAATGATTGAGATCAAAACAAGAACTGGGAGAAAAATAAAGGTTACTCCAATTCACAAGCTGTTTACAGGTAGGGTAACAAAAGATGGCCTTGTTCTTGAGGAAGTAATGGCCATGCATATAAAGCCAGGAGATAGAATAGCAGTTGTAAAGAAGATAGATGGCGGTGAATACGTCAAACTAGATACCTCGAGTGTAACCAAAATAAAAGTTCCAGAGGTTCTTAATGAAGAACTTGCAGAATTCCTTGGATACGTAATAGGAGATGGTACATTAAAGCCAAGAACTGTCGCAATATACAACAATGATGAATCCTTACTTAAAAGAGCAAACTTCTTGGCCATGAAACTCTTTGGAGTTAGTGGAAAAATAGTTCAAGAGAGAACTGTTAAGGCACTACTCATCCACAGTAAGTATTTAGTTGACTTTCTCAAAAAGTTAGGGATTCCAGGAAACAAGAAGGCTAGAACATGGAAAGTTCCTAAAGAGTTGTTACTTTCACCTCCAAGTGTAGTTAAGGCTTTCATAAATGCCTATATTGCTTGCGATGGTTACTACAATAAAGAAAAGGGAGAAATCGAAATAGTAACGGCATCTGAAGAAGGAGCTTACGGGCTTACATATCTACTTGCAAAGCTTGGAATATATGCAACAATTAGGAGGAAGACTATAAATGGCAGGGAATACTATAGGGTTGTCATAAGTGGAAAGGCTAACCTTGAAAAGTTAGGAGTTAAAAGGGAGGCAAGAGGCTACACAAGCATAGATGTAGTTCCAGTTGACGTTGAGAGTATATACGAGGCATTAGGAAGGCCTTATAGTGAACTAAAGAAGGAAGGAATTGAAATCCACAACTACTTAAGTGGAGAGAACATGTCATATGAGACCTTTAGGAAGTTTGCTAAAGTAGTGGGTCTCGAGGAGATAGCAGAGAACCATCTTCAGCACATCCTCTTTGATGAAGTTGTTGAAGTGAACTACATCTCCGAGCCCCAGGAAGTGTATGACATAACAACAGAAACTCACAACTTCGTTGGAGGTAACATGCCAACACTCCTTCACAACACAGTGACCCAGCATCAATTGGCAAAATGGAGTGATGCTCAGGTTGTAGTTTACATTGGATGTGGGGAGAGAGGTAATGAGATGACTGATGTTTTGGAAGAATTTCCAAAGCTTAAAGATCCAAACACGGGGAAGCCACTTATGGAGAGAACTGTTCTTATTGCAAACACATCCAACATGCCTGTGGCTGCTAGAGAGGCTTCAATTTACACGGGAATAACAATAGCGGAATACTTTAGAGACATGGGATATGACGTTGCGTTGATGGCAGATTCAACTTCGAGATGGGCTGAAGCGTTGAGAGAGATTTCTGGAAGACTTGAAGAGATGCCCGGTGAAGAAGGATATCCAGCTTACCTAGCCTCAAGACTTGCAGAATTCTATGAGAGAGCTGGGAGAGTGGTGACTCTAGGAAGTGACTATAGGGTGGGAAGTGTTAGTGTTATAGGTGCAGTTTCTCCGCCAGGTGGAGACTTCTCAGAGCCAGTAGTTCAGAATACTTTGAGAGTTGTAAAGGTGTTCTGGGCCTTGGATGCTGATCTGGCTAGAAGAAGGCACTTCCCTGCAATCAACTGGCTAACAAGTTATTCACTTTATGTTGATGCCGTTCAAGACTGGTGGCATAAGAATGTTGATCCCGAGTGGAGAAGGATGAGAGACAAGGCTATGGAGTTGCTACAGAAGGAGGCAGAGTTGCAGGAAATAGTTAGAATTGTTGGTCCCGATGCCCTTCCAGAGAGGGAGAGAGCTATTCTGTTAGTTGCAAGAATGTTAAGAGAAGACTACCTCCAGCAAGATGCTTTCGATGAAGTAGATACTTACTGTCCACCACAAAAGCAAGTAACAATGATGAGGGTATTGATGACCTTCTATGAGAGGACGATGGATGCAATCTCTAGGGGAGTGCCTTTAGAGGAGATTGCAAAGCTTCCAGTGAGAGAAGAAATTGGAAGAATGAAGTTTGAGCCAGATATAGAGAAGATAAGAGCTCTTATCGATAAGACCAATGAGCAATTTGATGAGCTCCTGAAGAAGTACGGGGCGTGA
- a CDS encoding ATP synthase subunit B: MAKEYSTISRIYGPLMIVEGVKGVAYGEVVEIETEWGEKRKGQVLDARENLAIVQVFEGTRDLDIKTTRVRFTGETLKVPVSMDMLGRIFNGIGKPIDGGPEIIPEDRRDVHGAPLNPVARAYPRDFIQTGISAIDGMNTLVRGQKLPIFSGSGLPHNKLAAQIARQAKVLGEEESFAVVFAAMGITYEEANFFKKSFEETGAIERAVLFLNLADDPAIERIITPRMALTVAEYLAFDYDMHVLVILTDMTNYCEALREISAAREEVPGRRGYPGYMYTDLATIYERAGRVRGKKGSITQMPILTMPDDDITHPIPDLTGYITEGQIVLSRDLHRRGIYPPIDVLPSLSRLMKDGIGKGRTREDHPQLAQQLYAAYAEGRSLRDLVAVVGEEALSETDKKYLEFADRFEREFVAQGYDEDRSIEETLDLGWELLAILPETELKRVKKEMIMKYHPKYRGRSS; this comes from the coding sequence ATGGCTAAGGAGTACTCAACAATTAGCAGGATTTATGGTCCTCTAATGATTGTAGAAGGAGTCAAGGGAGTAGCTTACGGTGAAGTAGTTGAGATAGAGACTGAGTGGGGAGAAAAGAGAAAAGGGCAAGTGTTGGATGCTAGAGAGAACTTAGCAATAGTCCAGGTCTTTGAGGGAACGAGGGATCTTGACATAAAAACCACACGTGTCCGCTTTACTGGAGAAACCCTCAAAGTTCCCGTTAGCATGGACATGCTTGGAAGAATATTCAACGGTATCGGAAAGCCAATTGATGGCGGTCCAGAAATAATTCCTGAAGATAGAAGGGATGTTCACGGTGCACCCCTTAATCCAGTTGCTAGAGCTTATCCGAGGGATTTCATACAGACAGGTATTTCTGCAATAGATGGTATGAACACTCTCGTTAGAGGACAGAAGCTTCCAATATTTAGTGGTTCAGGTTTGCCCCACAACAAGCTGGCCGCTCAAATTGCAAGACAGGCAAAAGTTCTTGGTGAGGAGGAGAGCTTCGCAGTAGTGTTCGCTGCAATGGGTATAACCTATGAGGAAGCCAACTTCTTCAAGAAGAGCTTTGAAGAAACCGGAGCAATTGAGAGAGCTGTCCTCTTCCTGAACTTAGCTGATGACCCTGCAATAGAGAGAATAATTACTCCCAGAATGGCCTTGACCGTTGCTGAATACTTAGCCTTTGACTATGACATGCACGTGCTGGTAATTCTAACTGACATGACCAACTACTGTGAGGCTTTGAGAGAAATTTCAGCTGCTAGAGAAGAAGTCCCAGGAAGAAGAGGATATCCAGGTTACATGTATACTGACCTAGCTACAATTTACGAGAGGGCTGGTAGGGTTAGAGGAAAGAAGGGAAGCATAACCCAGATGCCGATTCTCACTATGCCTGATGACGATATAACCCACCCAATCCCAGATTTGACTGGATATATTACTGAGGGACAGATAGTTCTCAGCAGAGATCTCCACAGGAGAGGAATTTACCCACCAATTGACGTTCTGCCATCCCTCTCAAGATTGATGAAGGACGGTATCGGAAAGGGAAGAACAAGAGAAGATCACCCACAACTAGCCCAGCAGCTTTATGCTGCGTACGCTGAGGGAAGAAGCCTCAGAGATTTAGTTGCAGTAGTGGGTGAAGAAGCTCTCAGTGAGACAGATAAGAAGTATCTTGAATTTGCGGATCGCTTTGAAAGAGAATTCGTAGCCCAGGGATACGATGAAGATAGAAGTATAGAGGAAACTCTCGACCTGGGATGGGAGCTCTTGGCAATACTGCCAGAGACAGAACTCAAGAGGGTAAAGAAGGAAATGATCATGAAGTATCATCCAAAGTATAGGGGTCGCTCTTCCTAA
- a CDS encoding V-type ATP synthase subunit D: MPEILKVKPTRMELLKLKRRVKLAERGHKLLKEKQDALIMEFFTIYDEALSMRRELIKKIGEAFEALRLAQVEVGSVRLKEIAIGVNPNKEIEVRSRNIMGVRVPLIEVPELKRKPSERGYAFISTSSAVDVAAEKFEEVLELAIRLAEVEESLKRLGKEIEKTKRRVNALEYIIIPRMKNTIKFIEQHLDEMERENFFRLKRIKALLEARESM, encoded by the coding sequence ATGCCAGAGATCCTGAAAGTTAAGCCAACAAGAATGGAGCTACTTAAGCTCAAAAGAAGAGTTAAGTTAGCTGAAAGGGGCCATAAGCTTCTAAAAGAAAAGCAAGATGCTCTAATAATGGAATTCTTCACCATTTACGATGAAGCTTTAAGCATGAGAAGAGAGCTAATAAAGAAAATTGGGGAGGCTTTTGAGGCTTTGAGATTGGCTCAGGTAGAAGTGGGAAGTGTAAGGCTTAAGGAAATTGCCATCGGAGTCAACCCGAACAAGGAGATAGAAGTTAGAAGTAGAAATATTATGGGGGTTAGGGTCCCACTGATTGAAGTTCCTGAACTAAAGAGAAAGCCAAGTGAGAGAGGGTATGCTTTCATATCAACGTCTTCTGCAGTAGATGTTGCAGCTGAAAAATTTGAAGAGGTTTTAGAGTTGGCAATAAGACTTGCTGAAGTTGAAGAATCTTTGAAAAGATTAGGTAAAGAAATTGAGAAAACCAAGAGAAGAGTCAATGCTTTAGAGTACATAATAATTCCCAGGATGAAAAATACAATAAAGTTCATTGAGCAGCATTTGGATGAAATGGAGAGAGAAAACTTCTTCAGGCTCAAGAGAATTAAGGCATTGCTTGAGGCTAGAGAATCAATGTAA
- a CDS encoding alanyl-tRNA editing protein has translation MERLYYIDPYLKKATAKIVDLKFEGDNVKVELDRTIFYPEGGGQPGDKGVIKGEGFEIIVENTIEKEGRIFHIGKLIGKTPNKGDSVELELDWDWRYGNMQIHTGQHILSAVLKKMYNLDTTGFTIFGEYAKIEVNGEITWDIIERAELEANKIIISDLPVIIEEYHELPEELASELRKSVAKVKGKIRIVKIGDVDITPCGGTHVRSTKEVGIIKVLRFYKKSRDLWRIEFTCGFRAIREINIILQDYLNSLELMSNKNPPLVKRVKELLDTTNSLEEKIEELRREIWEWKGKALIEKATKIGDYLVVTYVESWDMKDAQAFAVDFVKRNPKTILLLASEKYVVFARNENVPVSMRELFRKVASELGGKGGGTDNLARGKVDAKPETILSVALEKVKETLQLD, from the coding sequence ATGGAGAGGTTATACTATATTGATCCCTATCTAAAGAAGGCAACCGCTAAAATAGTTGATTTAAAATTTGAGGGAGATAACGTTAAAGTCGAGTTGGACAGGACTATATTTTATCCAGAAGGGGGCGGACAACCTGGGGATAAAGGAGTTATCAAAGGCGAGGGTTTTGAAATAATAGTAGAAAATACTATCGAAAAAGAGGGAAGAATATTTCACATTGGAAAGCTAATTGGAAAAACTCCTAATAAAGGGGATAGTGTTGAGCTTGAGCTGGATTGGGACTGGAGATATGGAAATATGCAAATTCATACAGGCCAGCACATTCTTTCTGCTGTTTTGAAGAAAATGTATAATTTAGATACAACTGGTTTTACAATCTTCGGTGAATATGCTAAAATTGAAGTAAATGGGGAGATTACTTGGGACATAATTGAAAGAGCCGAGTTAGAGGCAAATAAGATTATCATTAGTGATTTGCCAGTAATAATTGAGGAATATCACGAACTTCCTGAGGAATTGGCTTCAGAGCTTAGAAAAAGTGTGGCTAAGGTAAAAGGAAAAATTAGGATTGTTAAGATTGGTGATGTTGACATAACACCATGTGGAGGAACTCACGTTAGATCAACTAAGGAAGTTGGTATAATAAAAGTTCTCAGGTTCTACAAGAAATCGAGAGATCTTTGGAGGATAGAGTTCACATGTGGATTTAGGGCTATAAGGGAGATTAATATAATTCTGCAAGATTACTTGAATTCTTTGGAGCTAATGTCAAATAAAAATCCTCCCCTGGTTAAGCGGGTTAAGGAATTATTGGACACAACTAACTCCCTTGAAGAAAAGATAGAAGAGTTAAGAAGAGAGATTTGGGAATGGAAAGGCAAAGCGCTCATAGAAAAGGCTACTAAAATTGGGGATTATCTTGTAGTTACTTATGTTGAATCTTGGGACATGAAAGATGCCCAAGCATTTGCGGTGGATTTTGTGAAGAGAAATCCGAAAACGATACTACTGTTAGCAAGCGAAAAATATGTGGTCTTTGCTAGGAATGAAAATGTTCCAGTCTCAATGAGGGAATTGTTCAGAAAAGTTGCAAGTGAACTTGGAGGAAAAGGAGGGGGAACCGATAATTTGGCTAGGGGTAAAGTAGATGCTAAACCTGAGACTATTTTGAGTGTTGCCTTAGAAAAGGTTAAAGAGACCTTACAATTAGATTAA
- a CDS encoding 7-cyano-7-deazaguanine synthase yields the protein MVLKCSLCINDERITKILTVNGRPICKECKAFLEHPPDKIKIRKELEELLSQVDKAIVAYSGGKDSTVALYLAKEEYDIDVEAVMVDHGFMAPQAIENAKKVSEYLNVPLTIIREDYSEIFKDALLKAKSPCRKCSRRTMEALRKYALEKGYKYIISGHELPFGHHPYRLMSGGIIQIRLLSLMSEKERMEILKKLPFKLPELPGYTSNCLILGPALERYWEKHGYSFEHRRIAALVRYGLLDREKALKKVEKPKVPEWQWELVEKKLNLIVRSL from the coding sequence ATGGTATTGAAGTGCTCACTCTGTATAAATGACGAGAGAATAACGAAAATTCTAACAGTGAACGGAAGGCCAATATGTAAAGAGTGCAAGGCATTTCTAGAGCACCCTCCAGATAAAATAAAAATAAGAAAAGAGCTGGAAGAGCTATTATCCCAGGTTGATAAGGCAATAGTAGCTTATTCTGGGGGTAAAGACAGCACAGTAGCCCTATATTTAGCAAAAGAAGAATATGACATAGATGTTGAGGCTGTAATGGTAGATCATGGTTTTATGGCTCCTCAGGCCATTGAAAACGCAAAGAAAGTTTCTGAATACCTTAATGTGCCCTTAACTATAATAAGAGAGGATTATTCAGAAATTTTTAAGGATGCTCTGTTAAAGGCCAAATCCCCCTGCCGGAAGTGTTCCAGAAGAACTATGGAGGCCTTAAGAAAGTATGCTCTAGAGAAAGGGTACAAATACATTATAAGTGGACATGAGTTGCCCTTTGGTCATCACCCCTATAGACTAATGAGTGGAGGAATAATTCAGATAAGACTTCTATCGCTAATGAGTGAAAAAGAGAGAATGGAAATCCTCAAGAAGCTGCCCTTTAAGCTACCAGAACTCCCAGGATACACAAGTAACTGCCTTATTCTAGGCCCTGCTCTTGAAAGATACTGGGAAAAGCATGGATACTCATTTGAGCATAGAAGAATAGCGGCTCTAGTGCGTTACGGACTATTGGACAGAGAAAAAGCTCTGAAAAAAGTAGAAAAACCAAAGGTTCCAGAGTGGCAATGGGAATTAGTTGAGAAAAAGCTTAATCTAATTGTAAGGTCTCTTTAA
- a CDS encoding radical SAM protein: MKKYTWEEFAKLMGIEPQKLENKEARVLKKFVEEITWPTHCNYCEGLDLSNPNPVHHPSYELTPACNHDCIFCYSNVAVKLGRAPSPGYYGWENPKAITVSQYGEPLLSPRIIEVNRILRERFPEARLDLQTNGSLLTRELWEKLDFDLVMISLNAADKEKHKRIANADTFEQVVNALKIVGEDDSVRSVVRTIFMPGINDEDIPKIAELAASLGIDEMHLQPLTIHELNVERLKKAGLDFERAESIRELLKAAMEAKKYIDVRISGCILVQLKQMDPITLYSVRRVAREVAPLVKRSKLDI, translated from the coding sequence ATGAAAAAATATACCTGGGAAGAGTTCGCAAAGTTAATGGGAATTGAACCCCAAAAGCTTGAAAATAAAGAGGCAAGAGTCTTAAAAAAGTTCGTGGAAGAGATAACCTGGCCTACTCACTGCAACTACTGTGAAGGATTAGACTTAAGTAATCCAAATCCAGTTCACCATCCAAGCTACGAGCTGACACCAGCATGTAATCACGACTGCATATTCTGCTACTCTAATGTGGCTGTAAAGCTTGGAAGAGCCCCCTCCCCTGGGTATTATGGTTGGGAGAATCCAAAGGCTATAACAGTTTCCCAGTATGGAGAACCCTTGCTAAGTCCCAGAATAATCGAGGTCAACAGGATTCTTAGAGAAAGATTTCCAGAAGCCAGACTTGACCTTCAAACAAACGGCTCGTTACTAACGAGAGAACTTTGGGAAAAGCTCGATTTTGATTTGGTAATGATAAGCCTAAATGCAGCAGATAAGGAGAAGCACAAAAGAATAGCAAACGCAGACACATTTGAACAAGTTGTAAATGCTCTAAAAATAGTTGGAGAAGATGATAGTGTTCGTTCAGTTGTCAGAACAATATTTATGCCAGGAATTAACGATGAAGATATTCCAAAAATAGCAGAGCTTGCTGCCTCCCTGGGGATAGATGAAATGCATCTTCAACCCTTGACAATTCACGAACTAAACGTGGAAAGACTGAAGAAGGCAGGATTAGATTTTGAAAGAGCTGAAAGCATAAGAGAACTGTTAAAAGCTGCGATGGAAGCAAAGAAATACATAGATGTAAGGATAAGTGGATGTATATTAGTTCAGCTTAAGCAAATGGATCCAATAACTCTCTACAGCGTTAGGAGGGTAGCCAGAGAAGTTGCACCTCTGGTAAAGAGAAGTAAGCTGGATATTTAA
- a CDS encoding dihydroorotate dehydrogenase electron transfer subunit: MLRRVSIEETWEVAKNIKAFRLSEKLEFTPGQFIMLWLPGVEEKPLSLADKNLIMVKKVGRFTNELFKLKEGDYVWIRGPYGHGFSGKGKSVALIAGGIGIPPIYALAKYGNFKRSILIYGARTKEEIALPKDIESYVDEVIITTDDGSYGIKGFPTDVLMERRSEFDYVYACGPEIMLAKILEIMEFENVEVSAERYMKCGIGVCGSCALGPYLVCRDGPVFSGKQLINTEFGKYSRTPDGRIKPL; this comes from the coding sequence TTGTTAAGAAGGGTAAGCATAGAAGAAACTTGGGAAGTAGCGAAGAACATTAAAGCATTTAGATTAAGTGAAAAACTTGAATTCACTCCAGGGCAGTTCATCATGCTCTGGCTCCCAGGAGTTGAAGAAAAACCCCTTAGTTTAGCTGATAAAAACTTAATTATGGTGAAGAAGGTAGGTAGATTTACAAATGAGCTTTTCAAACTAAAAGAGGGAGATTATGTGTGGATTAGAGGGCCTTATGGGCATGGATTTAGTGGGAAAGGAAAGAGTGTAGCACTAATTGCAGGGGGAATTGGAATACCTCCCATCTATGCTTTGGCAAAATATGGCAATTTTAAAAGGAGTATCCTTATTTATGGAGCAAGGACAAAGGAAGAAATAGCTCTGCCAAAAGACATAGAAAGTTACGTAGATGAGGTAATTATAACAACTGATGATGGAAGTTACGGGATTAAGGGATTTCCAACTGATGTGTTAATGGAAAGGCGATCAGAGTTCGATTACGTTTATGCATGCGGACCAGAAATTATGCTTGCAAAGATATTGGAGATTATGGAATTTGAGAATGTAGAAGTTTCTGCAGAGAGGTACATGAAGTGTGGAATTGGAGTTTGTGGTAGTTGTGCTTTAGGACCATACCTTGTATGTAGAGATGGCCCCGTATTTAGTGGAAAGCAGTTGATTAATACGGAATTTGGGAAGTACTCAAGGACACCAGATGGAAGAATTAAGCCGTTGTGA
- a CDS encoding dihydroorotase: MEVVLEGKFLLDKRTIEGYIGIEDGKISKISLREIKGDHKIKVDKGKVILPGLIDVHVHLRDFEESYKESIESGTKAAVHGGITVVFDMPNTKPPIMDEKTLKLREHLFKRKSYADYALGFLLAGNKPVEADFYKIFMGASTGGIYSKNFEEDYIRALDIVSIHAEDYEIIQKYPERPPIAEIRAIERVIEAVKTHKKPAHICHISTAKGLKLLLDSRLEMLSFEVTPHHLFLTRSDYDKNPLLKVYPPLRSEEDRIALWKNIDKVPVIASDHAPHTLEDKEAGAAGLPGLETEVPLLLDAVNKGLITLQDIVEKMHINPIKIFGIENKGFEKGKDADFTIVDMKREWTIRADNLYTKAGWTPYEGWRVKGKVIMTIIRGEVVMEEDEIIGKPRGERIVKKGKHRRNLGSSEEH; the protein is encoded by the coding sequence ATGGAAGTTGTCTTAGAAGGTAAATTTCTTCTGGATAAAAGAACAATTGAGGGGTATATTGGGATTGAAGATGGAAAAATATCAAAAATTTCGTTGAGGGAAATAAAAGGAGACCACAAGATAAAGGTTGATAAGGGGAAGGTAATACTCCCTGGACTTATAGATGTTCATGTTCATTTGAGAGATTTTGAGGAAAGTTATAAAGAAAGCATAGAAAGTGGAACAAAAGCAGCAGTTCATGGAGGGATTACGGTAGTATTTGACATGCCCAACACAAAGCCCCCTATAATGGATGAAAAGACTCTCAAACTTAGGGAGCATTTATTTAAAAGAAAAAGCTACGCAGACTATGCCCTCGGCTTCTTACTTGCTGGAAACAAACCTGTAGAGGCCGATTTCTATAAGATATTTATGGGTGCCTCAACGGGGGGAATTTATTCAAAGAACTTTGAAGAAGATTATATAAGAGCTCTCGACATAGTTTCAATCCATGCAGAAGACTATGAAATAATCCAAAAATATCCTGAAAGACCCCCAATAGCAGAGATAAGAGCTATAGAAAGAGTTATTGAAGCTGTAAAAACACATAAAAAACCAGCTCATATCTGCCACATTTCCACGGCCAAAGGACTTAAGCTGCTTCTTGACTCCAGACTTGAAATGCTGAGCTTCGAGGTGACTCCTCATCACTTGTTCTTAACTAGATCTGACTACGATAAAAATCCTCTCCTAAAGGTTTATCCTCCCTTAAGAAGCGAGGAAGATAGGATAGCATTATGGAAAAACATAGACAAAGTTCCAGTAATAGCTAGTGACCACGCTCCACACACATTGGAAGATAAAGAGGCGGGAGCAGCTGGATTGCCAGGTTTGGAAACAGAAGTTCCACTTCTTCTAGATGCTGTAAACAAGGGGTTGATAACCTTACAGGATATAGTAGAAAAAATGCACATTAACCCTATAAAGATATTTGGAATAGAAAACAAGGGATTTGAAAAAGGAAAAGATGCTGATTTTACAATTGTTGACATGAAAAGGGAGTGGACCATAAGGGCAGATAACCTCTACACTAAAGCTGGATGGACCCCATACGAAGGATGGAGGGTTAAGGGAAAAGTTATAATGACAATAATTAGGGGAGAAGTAGTAATGGAAGAAGATGAGATAATAGGAAAGCCCAGGGGGGAGAGAATTGTTAAGAAGGGTAAGCATAGAAGAAACTTGGGAAGTAGCGAAGAACATTAA